From a single Desulfovibrio sp. genomic region:
- a CDS encoding MinD/ParA family protein: MANKTLSVVLLSGKGGVGKTNISLNLACALFQMGFKNLLMDCDLGLANLDVLLGITPEGNLQNALLGEAQIRDVLHHVEPEGFDVLPAASGVPELTELQPDMRDVLLARLEPELNRYDYVFMDVGAGISGTVQTFASMAAMRIVVITPEPTSLTDSYALIKVLNARYGLRDFMVIVNQVASASEAKSAFDKLHGACRHFLHLEPVLLGHIRNDKKLPEAVCHQQPLMHYAPGCPAAQDLHNLALRLQRLRLGMADWLAPRKILQPLPDKH; the protein is encoded by the coding sequence ATGGCAAATAAAACCTTGAGCGTGGTCCTGCTCAGCGGCAAGGGCGGGGTCGGAAAAACCAATATTTCGCTCAATCTGGCCTGCGCTCTGTTCCAGATGGGCTTTAAAAACCTGCTCATGGACTGCGATCTGGGCCTTGCCAACCTTGACGTATTGCTGGGCATCACGCCCGAGGGCAATCTGCAAAACGCCCTGCTGGGCGAGGCGCAGATTCGCGACGTGCTGCACCATGTGGAGCCCGAAGGCTTTGACGTGCTGCCTGCCGCATCGGGTGTGCCCGAACTCACCGAACTGCAGCCCGACATGCGCGATGTGCTGCTGGCCCGCCTTGAGCCCGAACTGAACAGGTACGATTATGTCTTCATGGACGTGGGCGCGGGCATTTCCGGCACAGTGCAGACCTTTGCCTCCATGGCGGCCATGCGCATTGTGGTCATCACCCCGGAACCCACATCGCTGACAGACAGCTACGCGCTTATCAAGGTGCTCAACGCCCGCTACGGGCTGCGCGACTTTATGGTCATCGTCAATCAGGTCGCTTCCGCCAGCGAGGCCAAGTCCGCCTTTGACAAGCTGCACGGCGCGTGCCGCCATTTTCTGCATCTTGAGCCCGTGCTGCTGGGGCATATCCGCAATGACAAAAAACTGCCCGAAGCAGTCTGTCACCAGCAGCCCCTCATGCACTACGCCCCAGGCTGCCCAGCGGCCCAGGACCTGCACAATCTGGCTTTGCGCCTGCAAAGGCTGCGCCTTGGCATGGCCGACTGGCTGGCCCCCCGAAAAATTCTTCAGCCGCTTCCCGATAAACACTAG
- a CDS encoding iron-containing alcohol dehydrogenase, translating to MSTELKSMHMGQITSFFIPNVTLVGEGCSKEIPARLKNIGGTKPLIVTDQGIVKAGILKQIAGVLDAAKMKYAIFDQTVPNPTDKNVDAAFAMYKKEKCDSIITLGGGSSHDCGKGVGFLAGNGGKIHDYEGVDKSSKPFPPYVAVNTTAGTASEMTRFCIITDTSRKVKMAIVDWRCTPGVAIDDPLLMMGMPPALTAATGMDALTHAVEAYVSTAATPMTDACAEKAMEFINRYLRRAVANGQDKEAREGMCYAQYLAGMAFNNASLGHVHAMAHQLGGFYDLPHGECNAILLPYVSEYNRIATRRRFGRIARILGEITDGLSADEASKKAIAAINTLSQDVGIPAGLKALGKKYGKDVKEEDIPTMTGNAQKDACGLTNPRTMTDAAVAAIYKAAM from the coding sequence ATGAGTACTGAGCTTAAGAGCATGCACATGGGCCAGATCACTTCCTTCTTCATTCCCAATGTTACCCTTGTGGGCGAAGGATGTTCCAAGGAAATTCCCGCTCGCCTCAAGAATATCGGCGGCACGAAGCCCCTTATCGTTACTGACCAGGGCATCGTCAAAGCTGGTATTCTGAAGCAGATTGCTGGCGTCCTTGATGCCGCAAAGATGAAGTATGCCATTTTTGACCAGACTGTGCCCAATCCCACTGACAAGAACGTGGACGCAGCCTTTGCCATGTACAAAAAGGAAAAATGCGACAGCATCATCACCCTTGGCGGCGGCAGCTCGCATGACTGCGGCAAGGGCGTGGGTTTTCTCGCTGGCAACGGTGGCAAGATTCATGACTACGAAGGCGTGGACAAGTCCTCCAAGCCCTTCCCGCCCTATGTGGCCGTCAACACCACCGCTGGTACCGCTTCTGAAATGACCCGTTTCTGCATCATCACCGACACGTCCCGCAAGGTGAAGATGGCCATTGTTGACTGGCGCTGCACTCCTGGCGTCGCCATTGACGATCCGCTGCTCATGATGGGCATGCCCCCGGCCCTTACCGCGGCCACCGGTATGGACGCCCTGACGCACGCTGTTGAAGCCTATGTTTCCACTGCCGCCACCCCCATGACCGACGCATGCGCCGAAAAGGCCATGGAATTTATCAACCGTTATCTGCGCCGCGCGGTTGCCAACGGTCAGGACAAGGAAGCCCGTGAAGGCATGTGCTACGCCCAGTATCTGGCCGGTATGGCCTTCAACAACGCCAGCCTGGGTCATGTTCACGCCATGGCGCACCAGCTGGGCGGCTTCTATGACCTGCCCCATGGTGAATGTAACGCCATTCTTCTGCCGTACGTCAGTGAATACAACCGCATCGCCACCCGCCGCCGCTTTGGCCGCATCGCCCGCATTCTTGGCGAGATCACCGATGGTCTGAGCGCTGATGAAGCTTCCAAAAAGGCCATTGCCGCCATCAATACCCTGTCTCAGGACGTGGGCATTCCTGCTGGCCTTAAGGCTCTTGGCAAGAAGTACGGCAAGGATGTGAAGGAAGAAGATATCCCCACCATGACGGGCAATGCACAGAAGGACGCCTGCGGCCTTACCAACCCCCGTACCATGACAGACGCAGCCGTGGCCGCCATCTACAAGGCCGCCATGTAA
- a CDS encoding HU family DNA-binding protein, whose product MNKSELIKALADETNIPFDDASMVVNTFFDAMKQSLLAGERIEIRGFGSFKIKEYEGYAGRNPKTGESVTVSSKRLPFFRAGKELKEFINQ is encoded by the coding sequence ATGAACAAAAGCGAACTTATCAAGGCGCTGGCCGACGAAACCAATATCCCCTTTGATGACGCGTCAATGGTGGTAAACACCTTTTTCGACGCCATGAAGCAGTCCCTTCTTGCCGGAGAGCGCATTGAAATTCGCGGCTTTGGCAGCTTTAAAATCAAAGAGTATGAGGGCTATGCGGGTCGCAACCCCAAGACGGGGGAAAGCGTCACCGTATCCTCGAAACGTCTGCCCTTTTTCCGCGCTGGCAAGGAACTGAAAGAATTTATAAATCAATAG
- the dapA gene encoding 4-hydroxy-tetrahydrodipicolinate synthase, whose amino-acid sequence MLFSGAMTALVTPFKNNALDEEAYRNFIEFQITEGIHGLVPCGTTGESATLSHEEHERVIEICIDQAKGRVPVLAGAGSNNTIEAIRLTRFAKKAGADGALLITPYYNKPTQEGLFQHYKAIAEAVDLPLVPYNVPGRTGCNLLPETLARLAKAFPNIVGVKEATGDMAQGSKTLSSCPQGFSVLSGDDFTALPLMALGGHGIISVTSNLVPGRVAAMVNAFRKGDVAGAARIHHELFPLHEAMFFESNPIPAKTALHLMGKMEAELRLPLCAIGTAAKEKLTAVLRQMKLI is encoded by the coding sequence ATGCTGTTTTCCGGTGCTATGACAGCGCTTGTCACCCCTTTCAAGAACAACGCCCTTGACGAGGAAGCCTACCGAAACTTCATTGAGTTCCAGATCACTGAAGGCATTCATGGCCTGGTGCCCTGCGGCACCACTGGCGAATCCGCCACCCTCAGCCACGAGGAGCACGAAAGGGTCATTGAAATCTGCATCGATCAGGCCAAGGGGCGCGTTCCCGTTCTGGCCGGAGCCGGTTCAAACAACACGATTGAAGCCATCCGCCTGACCCGCTTCGCCAAAAAGGCCGGGGCCGACGGAGCGTTGCTCATCACGCCCTATTACAACAAGCCGACTCAGGAAGGGCTGTTCCAGCACTACAAGGCCATAGCAGAAGCCGTTGACCTGCCCCTTGTGCCCTACAACGTGCCCGGCCGTACCGGGTGCAACCTGTTGCCGGAAACCCTGGCTCGCCTGGCCAAGGCTTTTCCCAACATTGTTGGCGTCAAGGAAGCCACCGGCGACATGGCCCAGGGCAGCAAAACCCTGTCCAGCTGCCCACAGGGGTTCAGTGTGCTTTCCGGTGACGACTTCACCGCCCTGCCCCTCATGGCACTGGGCGGCCATGGCATCATTTCCGTTACGTCCAACCTTGTGCCTGGCCGTGTGGCCGCCATGGTCAACGCCTTCCGCAAGGGCGACGTTGCCGGGGCCGCGCGCATCCATCATGAACTTTTCCCGCTGCACGAAGCCATGTTCTTTGAAAGCAACCCCATCCCGGCCAAGACGGCCCTGCACCTCATGGGCAAGATGGAAGCCGAACTGCGCCTGCCCCTTTGCGCCATAGGCACGGCGGCCAAAGAAAAGCTTACTGCAGTGTTGCGCCAAATGAAGCTCATCTAG